From a region of the Streptococcus ruminantium genome:
- the rpsT gene encoding 30S ribosomal protein S20: MEVKPLANIKSAIKRAELNVKQNAKNSAQKSAMRTAIKAFEANPSEELFRAASSAIDKAETKGLIHKNKASRDKARLASKLA, translated from the coding sequence GTGGAGGTGAAACCATTGGCAAACATTAAGTCAGCTATCAAACGCGCTGAATTGAACGTTAAACAAAACGCGAAAAACTCAGCACAAAAATCAGCTATGCGTACTGCAATCAAAGCATTTGAAGCTAACCCATCTGAAGAGCTTTTCCGTGCTGCTAGCTCAGCAATTGATAAAGCAGAAACTAAAGGTTTGATTCACAAAAATAAAGCAAGCCGCGATAAAGCACGTCTTGCATCAAAACTTGCTTAA
- a CDS encoding ABC transporter permease, which translates to MLKKYKNLTLPMLAVVSGILLGAIVMLVFGYDPIWGYEELFYSAFGNIKSIGEIFRAMAPLVFTALGFAVASRAGFFNVGLSGQAYVGWVFAGWFALANPDLPRPVLIFATVVIAMLAGGIAGAIPGVLRAYLGTSEVIVTIMMNYILLYSCNYIIRDVFADNLMKNTDSTINVSANASYQTEWLRALTDNSRMNIGIFFALIAVFVIWFLLTKTTLGFEIRSVGLNPTASDYAGMSAKRTIILSMIISGALAGLGGAIQGLGTFQNVYIQSGNLDIGFNGMSVALLASNSPLGIPLAAFLFGVLSVGSPGMVRAQIPPELINVVTASIIFFIGVKFIFEQLLKSRNKAKGAK; encoded by the coding sequence ATGCTTAAAAAATATAAGAATTTAACTCTTCCAATGTTGGCGGTGGTCAGTGGTATCCTACTTGGAGCGATTGTCATGCTTGTGTTTGGTTACGATCCAATTTGGGGTTATGAAGAGTTATTCTATTCGGCTTTCGGTAATATCAAGTCTATTGGTGAAATTTTCCGTGCGATGGCACCTCTTGTATTTACCGCTCTTGGTTTTGCTGTGGCTAGTCGTGCAGGCTTCTTTAATGTTGGTCTTTCAGGTCAAGCATATGTTGGTTGGGTTTTTGCAGGCTGGTTCGCTCTGGCGAATCCGGATTTGCCACGTCCAGTCTTAATTTTTGCAACAGTTGTGATTGCAATGTTGGCCGGTGGTATCGCTGGTGCTATTCCCGGTGTCCTTCGTGCTTATTTAGGAACGAGTGAAGTTATCGTTACCATTATGATGAACTATATCTTGCTCTATTCATGTAATTACATCATCCGTGATGTTTTTGCAGATAATTTGATGAAAAATACAGATTCGACTATCAACGTATCAGCTAATGCTTCTTATCAGACAGAATGGCTTCGTGCATTGACGGATAATTCTCGGATGAATATTGGTATCTTTTTTGCCCTTATCGCAGTTTTTGTTATTTGGTTTCTATTAACGAAGACAACACTTGGTTTTGAAATTCGTTCGGTAGGTCTCAATCCGACAGCTTCTGATTATGCTGGTATGTCTGCCAAGCGTACCATTATTCTGTCTATGATTATTTCAGGTGCTCTTGCTGGTCTCGGTGGTGCTATTCAAGGTTTGGGGACGTTCCAAAATGTTTATATCCAAAGTGGTAACTTAGACATCGGTTTTAATGGGATGTCTGTAGCGCTCTTGGCCTCAAATTCACCGCTTGGTATCCCACTAGCTGCCTTCCTTTTTGGGGTCTTGTCAGTAGGTTCTCCAGGTATGGTTCGGGCACAGATTCCGCCAGAATTGATTAACGTAGTCACTGCGTCTATCATCTTCTTCATCGGTGTGAAATTCATTTTTGAACAGTTGTTAAAATCTAGAAATAAAGCGAAAGGAGCGAAATAA
- a CDS encoding BMP family lipoprotein: MNKKLVGLGLAAVAALSLAACGNRASKSGSSESSKSADSTVKAAIVTDLGGIDDRSFNQSAWEGLTAWGKENNLEKNKGYAYFQSNSESDYVTNLDSAVSGGYNLVFGIGFALESAIAEVAPNNPKTHYVIVDSTVPNQDNVVSVGFADHEASYLAGVAAAKSTKTNHVGFIGGMQGVIIDRFEAGFVAGAKSVNKDIKITVDYAGSFGDAAKGQTIAATQYAAGADVIFHASGGTGNGVFAAAKAENATRNEADKVWVIGVDRDQSAEGAYKSKDGKESNFVLASTLKQVGTSVKNIANQALKGEFPGGKVLQFKLADGGVELAETNLSSEASKAVADAKKAILDGKVEVPEKP, from the coding sequence ATGAACAAGAAACTTGTTGGACTTGGTCTAGCAGCTGTTGCGGCTCTATCATTGGCTGCGTGTGGTAACCGTGCTTCAAAAAGCGGTAGCTCAGAATCTTCAAAGTCAGCAGACTCAACTGTCAAGGCTGCTATTGTCACAGACCTTGGTGGTATTGATGACCGTTCGTTCAACCAATCCGCTTGGGAAGGTTTGACAGCTTGGGGGAAAGAAAATAATCTCGAAAAAAATAAAGGTTATGCCTACTTCCAATCAAATAGTGAATCAGACTATGTAACGAACCTTGACTCAGCTGTTTCTGGCGGATACAATCTTGTGTTCGGTATCGGTTTTGCCTTGGAGAGTGCTATTGCAGAAGTTGCTCCAAACAACCCTAAGACACATTATGTAATTGTGGATAGCACTGTTCCAAATCAAGACAATGTTGTCAGTGTTGGCTTTGCAGACCATGAAGCATCATATCTTGCAGGTGTTGCAGCAGCTAAATCAACCAAAACAAACCATGTAGGTTTCATTGGTGGTATGCAAGGTGTTATCATCGACCGCTTTGAAGCTGGTTTTGTTGCAGGTGCTAAATCTGTGAATAAAGATATTAAGATTACAGTAGATTATGCTGGTTCATTCGGTGATGCAGCTAAAGGTCAAACAATTGCTGCGACTCAATATGCAGCAGGTGCTGATGTTATTTTCCATGCTTCAGGTGGTACTGGTAACGGTGTATTTGCTGCGGCGAAAGCAGAAAATGCTACTCGTAATGAAGCAGATAAGGTATGGGTAATCGGTGTTGACCGTGACCAATCAGCAGAAGGTGCATATAAGTCTAAAGATGGAAAAGAATCCAACTTTGTTCTGGCATCAACTTTGAAACAAGTTGGTACTTCTGTTAAAAATATTGCAAACCAAGCCCTTAAAGGTGAGTTTCCTGGTGGAAAAGTTCTCCAATTCAAATTGGCTGATGGTGGTGTAGAATTGGCTGAAACAAACCTTTCATCAGAAGCTTCTAAAGCAGTTGCTGATGCTAAAAAAGCTATCCTAGACGGTAAAGTGGAAGTTCCAGAAAAACCTTAA
- the coaA gene encoding type I pantothenate kinase, which translates to MKNEFLNFEQIDRTTWQQLHRKTTIPLSQSELNSIKSFNDRIQLHEVSDIYLPLINLIHIYRKARKDLNFTKSLFLQKTIKPQPFIIGVSGSVAVGKSTTSRLLQILIARTFKHAKVELVTTDGFLYPNAILEERQLLNKKGFPESYDMERLIDFLDKIKNGYDCQIPVYSHEIYDIVAGESQEITAPDFLIVEGINVFQNPQNQRLYVSDYFDLSIYVDADVEHIETWYLERFQKLLTLAKNDPNNYYHRFTQMTYPEILSIAQNTWKNINLANLEKFIEPTRNRADIILHKAENHEIDKIYLKK; encoded by the coding sequence ATGAAAAATGAATTTTTAAATTTTGAACAAATTGATCGAACCACTTGGCAACAGCTTCATCGTAAAACAACTATCCCCTTGAGTCAGAGCGAGCTGAACTCCATAAAAAGTTTCAATGACCGTATACAGTTGCATGAAGTATCTGATATTTATCTTCCCTTAATCAACCTCATCCATATCTATCGAAAGGCCAGAAAGGACTTAAATTTTACCAAGAGTCTCTTTCTACAAAAGACGATTAAGCCGCAACCCTTCATCATCGGTGTTTCTGGAAGTGTCGCTGTAGGTAAATCAACAACCAGTAGACTATTGCAAATTCTTATTGCTCGGACATTTAAACATGCCAAGGTCGAACTGGTAACAACAGATGGCTTCTTATATCCAAATGCTATTTTGGAAGAACGCCAGTTACTGAATAAAAAAGGGTTTCCAGAATCATACGATATGGAACGTTTGATTGACTTCCTAGATAAGATTAAAAATGGCTACGATTGTCAAATTCCTGTCTATTCGCATGAGATCTACGATATTGTTGCTGGTGAATCACAGGAGATAACGGCTCCAGATTTTTTGATTGTTGAAGGGATTAACGTTTTTCAAAATCCACAAAACCAACGACTCTACGTTAGCGACTACTTTGACTTATCAATCTATGTGGATGCAGATGTTGAGCACATTGAAACCTGGTATTTAGAGCGTTTCCAAAAATTATTAACTCTTGCTAAAAATGATCCAAATAATTATTACCATCGCTTCACGCAGATGACCTATCCTGAAATTTTATCCATCGCACAAAATACTTGGAAAAATATCAATTTGGCCAACCTAGAAAAATTCATTGAGCCAACAAGAAATCGAGCAGATATTATTCTGCATAAGGCTGAAAATCATGAGATTGACAAAATTTATCTAAAAAAATAA
- a CDS encoding sensor histidine kinase, translated as MTKRFRKLVYTDKFSFFIRYFAVFTLIFGLMTAIIFQLMRSTMYENSDDTLHRIKEEPAMAVGLAVARAYQPNSELTLQDNSNRNTTASILDDTMTPQSGNGEQLRLGVNTHVLLYNKNGEIINPDKFTGLSRLTLDKENLDEIRETTVKSSFGLNENYRYVTIKLVVEELGHYAVYDIKYATILVNVSQIKSSIEKYEATVAVVMVSAWLISILASIYLSNLSMRPILTSYQKQKDFVENASHELRTPLAVLQNRLEGLFRHPETTILESSESIGSSLEEVRNMRLLTTNLLNLARRDDGFKLDMVEVPPTYFDEIFDNYIIIAEENGKKVTVNNLISQSIRTDKVLIKQLLTILFDNAMKYTDDDCDIQITASIKDKLVCFTIADNGLGITDNDKKKIFDRFYRVDKARTRQKGGFGLGLSLAQQIIKALNGEIFVRDNQPKGTVFEVQLPIKK; from the coding sequence ATGACTAAGCGATTTAGAAAGCTAGTTTACACGGATAAATTTTCTTTCTTTATCCGCTATTTTGCAGTCTTTACTCTGATTTTTGGTCTGATGACAGCTATCATCTTTCAATTGATGCGTTCAACCATGTATGAAAATTCGGATGACACGCTACATCGAATCAAAGAAGAACCTGCAATGGCAGTTGGACTGGCAGTGGCGAGAGCCTATCAACCGAATTCAGAACTCACTCTCCAAGACAATTCAAATAGGAATACGACGGCTTCCATTTTGGATGATACGATGACGCCCCAAAGCGGAAATGGGGAACAATTGAGGTTGGGAGTGAATACTCACGTACTGCTGTATAACAAGAATGGTGAAATCATTAACCCTGATAAATTCACCGGCTTATCAAGGTTGACCTTAGACAAGGAAAATTTAGATGAAATTAGGGAAACGACCGTTAAATCTTCTTTTGGACTGAATGAAAATTATCGTTATGTAACGATTAAACTGGTAGTCGAGGAACTCGGTCATTATGCGGTTTACGATATAAAGTATGCAACTATCCTAGTGAATGTTAGCCAAATTAAATCATCTATTGAGAAGTATGAAGCAACAGTTGCTGTTGTAATGGTTTCTGCTTGGTTGATTTCTATCTTGGCAAGTATTTACTTGTCCAATCTTAGTATGCGTCCTATTTTGACTAGCTATCAGAAACAAAAGGATTTTGTGGAAAATGCCAGTCATGAGCTACGTACACCATTAGCTGTTTTACAGAACCGCTTGGAAGGGTTGTTCCGTCATCCTGAAACGACCATTTTGGAAAGTAGCGAAAGTATCGGATCTAGTTTGGAGGAGGTCCGCAATATGCGGTTACTGACGACCAATTTGCTCAATCTCGCACGCCGGGATGATGGTTTTAAACTAGATATGGTAGAAGTACCTCCTACCTATTTTGATGAAATATTTGATAACTATATTATAATTGCTGAAGAAAACGGCAAGAAGGTGACTGTCAACAATTTAATTAGCCAGTCTATTCGAACGGACAAAGTTTTAATTAAGCAATTGCTGACCATCTTATTTGATAATGCAATGAAATACACCGATGATGATTGCGATATTCAAATTACAGCCAGTATAAAAGATAAATTAGTCTGCTTTACCATTGCGGATAATGGCTTAGGAATTACCGACAACGACAAAAAGAAAATATTTGATCGTTTCTATCGGGTTGATAAGGCTAGAACACGTCAAAAAGGTGGATTCGGTCTAGGCTTATCTTTGGCGCAGCAGATTATCAAGGCTCTGAATGGAGAAATTTTCGTTAGGGATAATCAGCCTAAAGGGACTGTTTTTGAGGTGCAACTTCCAATCAAAAAATAA
- a CDS encoding pyrimidine-nucleoside phosphorylase encodes MRTVDLIQKKRDGLELSSEEIKWLVDGYVAGTVPDYQMAALAMAIYFKGMSTREISDLTMSMVATGEQIDLSAIPGIKVDKHSTGGVGDKVTLILAPLVASFNVPVAKMSGRGLGHTGGTLDKLESIKGYKIEVSQEEFIKQVQNTGVAVIGQSDNLVKADKLLYALRDVTATVDTIPLIASSVMSKKIAAGADAILLDVTVGEGAFMKTVEEARVLAQTMVDLGKAVGRKTVAVLTDMSQPVGTSIGNRLEILEALEILQGRGREDITEFICELAHIMLGLANVEKTVEEVRQHIENGAALKKFEEMVVAQGGDLEDLYRPVQVAHQIPVFAEEDGYIVGLPALEFGLFAMKLGAGRAVKTDSLDYETGVVFHKKVGEAVSKGEQVATIYANENISENMLTNFQKNVKIDRVSVKTKEIIEIIS; translated from the coding sequence ATGAGAACAGTTGATCTAATTCAAAAAAAACGAGATGGCTTAGAACTATCTTCTGAGGAAATCAAGTGGTTAGTGGATGGTTATGTAGCCGGTACAGTTCCAGACTATCAGATGGCGGCATTGGCTATGGCTATCTACTTCAAAGGCATGTCAACGCGAGAAATTTCTGATTTGACCATGTCTATGGTTGCTACAGGAGAGCAGATTGACTTGTCGGCCATTCCCGGTATTAAAGTAGACAAACATTCTACTGGAGGGGTAGGTGATAAAGTTACCCTAATTTTGGCACCACTGGTAGCAAGTTTTAATGTTCCAGTAGCCAAGATGAGCGGGCGAGGTTTAGGACATACAGGTGGTACTCTTGACAAGCTAGAGTCTATCAAAGGTTATAAAATTGAAGTCAGTCAAGAGGAATTCATCAAACAGGTTCAAAATACTGGTGTTGCTGTCATCGGTCAGTCAGACAATCTCGTCAAAGCTGACAAGTTGCTCTACGCACTCCGTGATGTAACAGCAACGGTTGATACGATTCCGCTGATTGCAAGCTCTGTGATGTCTAAGAAGATTGCAGCTGGTGCTGATGCCATCCTCCTTGACGTGACAGTCGGTGAAGGTGCCTTCATGAAAACAGTCGAAGAGGCGCGTGTGTTGGCTCAGACAATGGTAGATCTTGGAAAAGCAGTAGGGCGTAAAACAGTGGCTGTTCTGACCGATATGTCCCAACCAGTAGGGACGAGCATCGGAAATCGTTTGGAGATTTTAGAAGCTCTTGAAATTCTACAAGGTAGAGGCAGGGAAGATATTACAGAGTTTATCTGTGAACTAGCTCATATTATGTTGGGACTTGCTAATGTAGAAAAAACGGTCGAAGAGGTTCGTCAACATATTGAAAATGGAGCAGCTCTTAAGAAATTTGAAGAGATGGTTGTAGCGCAAGGTGGAGATTTAGAGGATCTTTATCGTCCTGTTCAGGTTGCACATCAGATTCCTGTTTTCGCTGAGGAAGATGGTTACATTGTCGGACTCCCAGCTCTAGAGTTTGGACTTTTCGCCATGAAACTTGGTGCAGGTCGTGCAGTCAAAACAGACTCTTTGGACTATGAAACAGGTGTCGTTTTCCATAAGAAAGTTGGTGAAGCAGTTTCTAAAGGAGAACAGGTTGCAACGATTTATGCCAATGAAAATATTTCGGAAAATATGCTTACAAATTTCCAAAAAAATGTTAAAATAGATAGAGTGAGTGTAAAAACGAAAGAAATTATTGAAATCATTTCTTAA
- a CDS encoding DUF1266 domain-containing protein encodes MKNHFRGTVSPWTIRKVNKWLAFLGSLSGFIIATIALYLFAIWGYANNRLVLLALLPLTGTVWFSTFDKKQSRSSSSDDYWDFGKAEKKKSKFDKVDPSIDWFGAVVSIVFAYLSIYLSEVLVLVHAYQKAGWQNGFFSLFTGIFTNILRMDEASKYLWKHWIGLTIVLMVVIVGLSFHYIYMRMNVTPGRKLTDAEKAKLAYGAVLFTRNGLSYDYLLGYLPTGRIKAKEAKEMLARDWDIHNKNDVLQIVNDLLDKNSIIGDLDQLLQNIRDGQADVEDQAIYDDIISNLMAHYQYTDKELEKVQTLGAWNSDRLVNLVRYAYAARYISEKEMWDMVDQAIIYAKHRYGTWREYFAAVILGRSLGWGGDFESNRIVAMKLLNNPNSIYKQYPF; translated from the coding sequence GTGAAAAATCATTTTAGAGGAACGGTGTCCCCTTGGACTATCCGCAAGGTTAATAAATGGTTAGCTTTTCTTGGTAGTCTATCGGGCTTTATTATTGCAACCATAGCATTGTACCTTTTTGCTATTTGGGGATATGCAAATAATCGTCTTGTCTTACTTGCTCTTTTACCATTGACCGGTACAGTTTGGTTTTCAACATTTGATAAGAAACAGTCAAGATCATCTTCTTCAGATGATTATTGGGATTTTGGCAAAGCGGAGAAAAAGAAGTCAAAATTTGATAAAGTAGATCCTAGCATAGATTGGTTCGGTGCGGTCGTTAGTATTGTTTTTGCCTATCTATCAATTTATTTATCCGAAGTCTTGGTTTTAGTTCATGCCTATCAAAAAGCGGGCTGGCAGAATGGCTTTTTCTCTTTGTTTACTGGTATTTTTACCAACATCTTGAGAATGGATGAGGCTAGCAAATATCTGTGGAAGCATTGGATTGGTTTGACAATAGTTCTTATGGTTGTTATTGTCGGTCTGTCTTTTCATTACATTTATATGAGAATGAATGTGACTCCTGGTCGCAAATTAACGGATGCAGAAAAAGCAAAATTAGCCTATGGAGCTGTTCTATTTACAAGAAATGGCTTATCTTATGATTATTTGCTGGGCTACTTGCCAACAGGCCGAATCAAAGCCAAAGAAGCAAAAGAGATGCTGGCCCGTGATTGGGACATTCATAATAAGAATGATGTTCTTCAGATTGTCAATGACTTATTGGACAAGAATTCCATCATTGGCGATTTAGATCAACTGTTGCAAAATATCCGTGATGGACAAGCGGATGTAGAGGATCAAGCTATTTATGACGATATTATCAGCAATCTAATGGCTCATTATCAATATACTGATAAAGAGTTGGAAAAAGTTCAAACTCTGGGTGCATGGAATAGTGATCGCCTAGTGAATTTAGTGCGGTATGCCTATGCTGCTAGGTACATCTCAGAAAAGGAGATGTGGGATATGGTTGATCAAGCAATTATCTATGCTAAGCATAGGTATGGTACATGGAGAGAATACTTTGCGGCTGTTATCCTTGGGCGAAGTCTTGGCTGGGGTGGTGATTTTGAAAGCAATCGAATAGTTGCTATGAAATTATTGAACAATCCCAATAGCATCTACAAACAATATCCCTTCTAA
- a CDS encoding ABC transporter permease has product MNVSMLALLISQMLIYSAPLIFTSLGGVFSERGGIVNVGLEGIMVIGAFAGVVFNIEFAETFGKATPLVAVLVGGLAGILFAAIHAMATINFRADHVVSGTVLNLLAPALSVFLVKVMYHKGQTDSITQSFGKFSFPILADIPIIGDIFFKNTSLMGYVAIATAFVAWFVLYKTKFGLRLRSVGEHPQAADTLGINVYAMRYAGVLLAGFLGGVGGAVSAQSVNINFSATTIVGSGFIALAAVIFGKWNPIGAMLASLFFGLSQSLAVIGSQLPGLKDIPTVYLQIAPYLVTVIALSAFFGKAVAPKADGINYIKSK; this is encoded by the coding sequence ATGAATGTTTCAATGCTTGCCTTACTCATTTCGCAAATGCTGATTTATTCTGCACCTTTGATTTTTACCAGTCTTGGAGGAGTTTTCTCTGAGCGCGGTGGTATCGTAAACGTTGGTCTAGAAGGAATCATGGTGATTGGTGCCTTTGCTGGTGTTGTATTCAACATTGAGTTTGCAGAAACTTTTGGTAAAGCGACTCCATTGGTGGCAGTTTTGGTCGGTGGTTTAGCCGGTATCCTATTTGCTGCTATCCATGCGATGGCAACGATTAACTTCCGTGCGGATCATGTTGTGTCTGGTACTGTACTGAATTTGCTTGCACCTGCGCTAAGCGTCTTTCTTGTAAAAGTTATGTATCACAAGGGACAGACTGATAGCATAACACAATCATTTGGGAAGTTTTCATTCCCTATCTTGGCTGACATCCCTATCATCGGAGATATTTTCTTCAAAAATACTAGTTTGATGGGGTATGTTGCCATTGCAACAGCCTTTGTGGCATGGTTTGTCCTCTATAAAACAAAGTTTGGTTTGCGTCTTCGCTCAGTGGGTGAACATCCACAAGCTGCAGATACCTTAGGTATCAATGTCTATGCCATGCGTTATGCAGGGGTTTTGCTAGCTGGTTTTCTAGGTGGTGTTGGTGGTGCCGTAAGTGCCCAGTCAGTTAATATCAATTTTTCTGCTACGACAATTGTTGGTTCAGGTTTTATAGCCTTAGCGGCAGTTATCTTTGGTAAATGGAACCCAATCGGTGCCATGCTTGCTAGTCTATTCTTTGGACTTTCACAAAGTTTGGCAGTAATTGGTAGTCAGTTGCCTGGTTTGAAGGATATTCCAACTGTTTATCTTCAAATTGCACCCTATCTTGTGACAGTGATTGCGCTATCTGCCTTCTTTGGTAAAGCAGTAGCTCCTAAAGCAGACGGAATTAACTACATCAAGTCTAAGTAA
- a CDS encoding class I SAM-dependent methyltransferase: protein MSNMYYEQNPIVAHDIHEVQIRLLDTPMSFWTDAGVFSKKMVDYGSQVLLKTLHFEKGESVLDVGCGYGPIGLTLSKVFSVRSTLIDINSRALDLARKNAERNGVAAEIYHSNLYENVIGTFHHIVSNPPIRAGKMVVHEVIAGAFQHLEVNGTLTIVIQKKQGAPSAKAKMEEVFGNCQIIKKDKGYYILESVKE, encoded by the coding sequence ATGTCCAATATGTATTATGAACAAAATCCTATAGTAGCACATGATATTCATGAAGTCCAGATTCGTTTGCTAGATACCCCAATGTCATTTTGGACAGATGCAGGTGTTTTTAGCAAGAAAATGGTTGATTATGGTAGTCAAGTGCTTTTAAAAACCCTTCATTTTGAAAAAGGGGAATCGGTGCTGGATGTTGGCTGTGGTTATGGTCCCATTGGTTTGACCCTATCCAAGGTTTTCTCTGTGCGGTCTACCCTGATTGACATCAATAGCAGAGCTTTGGATTTGGCTAGAAAAAATGCTGAGAGGAATGGTGTAGCTGCTGAGATTTATCACTCCAATCTTTATGAAAATGTAATTGGAACTTTTCATCATATCGTTTCCAATCCACCAATTCGAGCCGGTAAGATGGTTGTGCATGAAGTAATTGCTGGAGCCTTTCAACACTTAGAGGTAAACGGAACCTTGACGATTGTTATTCAAAAAAAACAAGGGGCTCCGAGTGCTAAAGCTAAGATGGAGGAAGTTTTTGGCAACTGCCAAATTATTAAGAAAGACAAAGGATACTATATCCTTGAAAGCGTGAAAGAATGA
- the deoC gene encoding deoxyribose-phosphate aldolase — translation MKLNKYIDHTILKPETTQEQVEKILAEAKEYDFASVCVNPTWVALAAESLKDSDVKVCTVIGFPLGANTPAVKAFETKDAIANGADEIDMVINIGALKSGNYDLVFEDIKAVVEASNNKLVKVIIETCLLTEDEKVKACQLSQEAGADYVKTSTGFSTGGATVADVALMRKTVGPDLGVKASGGARSYEDAIAFIEAGATRIGASSGVAIMNGVQADGDY, via the coding sequence ATGAAATTGAATAAATATATTGACCACACAATCTTAAAACCTGAAACCACGCAAGAACAAGTTGAGAAGATTCTAGCAGAAGCAAAAGAGTACGATTTTGCTAGTGTATGTGTCAATCCGACATGGGTCGCTTTGGCTGCTGAAAGTTTGAAAGACAGTGATGTAAAAGTTTGTACTGTTATTGGTTTCCCTCTTGGGGCAAATACCCCTGCTGTCAAAGCCTTTGAAACTAAAGATGCTATCGCAAATGGTGCAGATGAGATTGATATGGTTATCAATATCGGTGCTTTGAAATCAGGAAACTACGATTTAGTTTTTGAAGACATTAAGGCTGTGGTTGAGGCAAGCAACAACAAACTTGTTAAGGTAATTATTGAAACGTGCCTTCTGACAGAGGATGAAAAAGTAAAGGCCTGCCAGTTATCACAAGAAGCTGGTGCTGACTATGTTAAAACTTCTACAGGATTTTCTACAGGTGGTGCTACCGTAGCAGATGTTGCCTTGATGAGAAAAACTGTAGGACCAGATTTGGGTGTTAAAGCCTCCGGTGGAGCGCGCTCTTATGAAGATGCTATTGCTTTTATCGAAGCTGGTGCAACTCGTATTGGTGCATCATCAGGCGTTGCTATCATGAATGGAGTGCAGGCGGATGGCGACTACTGA
- a CDS encoding cytidine deaminase: MATTDLIKLAVSNSQKAYVPYSKFPVSAVLVSKDGQVFTGVNIENASFGLTNCAERTAIFKAVSEGVREFSEIIIYGETGEPISPCGACRQVMAEFFEQDLKVTLVAKDQSTVEMTVGELLPYSFTDLT; the protein is encoded by the coding sequence ATGGCGACTACTGATTTAATAAAATTAGCTGTGAGCAATAGCCAGAAGGCTTATGTTCCCTACTCAAAATTTCCTGTTAGTGCAGTTTTGGTGTCAAAAGATGGACAAGTGTTCACGGGGGTAAATATCGAAAATGCTAGCTTTGGATTGACGAACTGCGCCGAGAGAACAGCCATCTTCAAGGCCGTTTCTGAAGGCGTACGAGAGTTTTCAGAAATCATTATATATGGTGAAACAGGAGAGCCCATATCGCCATGTGGTGCCTGTCGTCAGGTAATGGCGGAATTTTTTGAACAGGATTTAAAAGTGACCTTGGTCGCTAAGGATCAATCGACAGTCGAGATGACAGTCGGGGAGTTACTTCCATATTCCTTTACAGACCTCACATAG